From Rhododendron vialii isolate Sample 1 chromosome 10a, ASM3025357v1, the proteins below share one genomic window:
- the LOC131303746 gene encoding uncharacterized protein LOC131303746 isoform X1 produces MRKLCPNFDREDGLETVLEVPIPEDMFTSMGSNVALRWQNMATWMKAQTSDKWLSPIIAGRYNELSFLLYIVGSPLIPLQVQLDHSLHRPVRHSSIEASTAKYIVQQYIAATGGQAAMNSLLSMCAVGEVKISASDFHQGDESVNVRSTEEAGGFVLWQKNPDLWCLELLVSGCKVISGSNGKVSWRQSSNQQTPISKGPPRPLRRFLQHLMHWWQGLDPRSTANLFLDAVCIGEKIINDEDCFILKLDTCKSALEAQSSSKYEIIHHTIWGYFSQRSGLLLKFEDSRLLTVKTKGEDSEGIFWETSTESVIEDYKYVDGVNIAHSGKTFVTVYRYGEQSANHRRELEEAWKIEEVDFNVWGLSADFFMPPSDIKRVKQS; encoded by the exons ATGAGGAAACTTTGTCCAAATTTTGATAGAGAAGATGGACTGGAGACGGTGCTTGAGGTCCCCATACCGGAGGACATGTTCACGAGTATGGGTAGCAATGTAGCCCTCCGGTGGCAGAACATGGCCACATGGATGAAGGCACAAACTTCGGATAAATGGTTATCTCCAATTATAGCTGGGCGTTATAATGAGCTGAGTTTTCTCCTTTATATTGTCGGGTCTCCTCTCATACCCCTTCAAGTGCAACTGGACCATTCCTTACACCGTCCTGTTAGACACTCTTCCATC GAAGCTTCAACAGCAAAGTACATCGTACAACAATACATAGCAGCCACAGGTGGACAAGCAGCGATGAACTCGTTACTGAGCATGTGTGCAGTAGGAGAGGTGAAAATAAGCGCGTCAGATTTTCACCAAGGTGATGAAAGCGTGAATGTTAGGAGTACGGAGGAGGCTGGAGGATTTGTACTTTGGCAGAAGAATCCGGACTTGTGGTGCTTGGAGTTACTTGTTTCAGGGTGCAAAGTCATCTCTGGAAGCAATGGGAAGGTCTCTTGGAGGCAATCTTCCAACCAGCAAACTCCCATATCTAAGGGTCCACCCAGACCCTTGCGCCGGTTTTTGCAG CACTTAATGCACTGGTGGCAGGGGCTAGATCCTAGATCCACAGCCAATTTGTTCCTAGATGCAGTATGCATTGGAGAGAAGATCATAAATGATGAGGACTGCTTCATACTCAAACTTGACACATGCAAATCAGCCCTCGAGGCACAAAGCAGCTCTAAATATGAAATCATCCATCACACAATATGGGGCTATTTTAGCCAAAGATCAGGCCTTCTACTTAAATTTGAGGACTCAAGGCTTCTCACTGTAAAAACAAAAGGGGAGGATAGTGAGGGTATTTTTTGGGAAACAAGTACAGAATCAGTGATTGAAGACTACAAATATGTTGATGGTGTTAATATTGCACATAGTGGCAAAACATTTGTCACAGTTTATAGATATGGGGAACAATCTGCTAATCACAGGAGGGAGCTCGAAGAAGCATGGAAAATTGAGGAGGTTGATTTTAACGTTTGGGGTTTGTCTGCAGATTTCTTTATGCCTCCTTCGGATATCAAAAGGGTGAAACAAAGTTGA
- the LOC131303746 gene encoding uncharacterized protein LOC131303746 isoform X2: MRKLCPNFDREDGLETVLEVPIPEDMFTSMGSNVALRWQNMATWMKAQTSDKWLSPIIAGRYNELSFLLYIVGSPLIPLQVQLDHSLHRPVRHSSIEASTAKYIVQQYIAATGGQAAMNSLLSMCAVGEVKISASDFHQGDESVNVRSTEEAGGFVLWQKNPDLWCLELLVSGCKVISGSNGKVSWRQSSNQQTPISKGPPRPLRRFLQGLDPRSTANLFLDAVCIGEKIINDEDCFILKLDTCKSALEAQSSSKYEIIHHTIWGYFSQRSGLLLKFEDSRLLTVKTKGEDSEGIFWETSTESVIEDYKYVDGVNIAHSGKTFVTVYRYGEQSANHRRELEEAWKIEEVDFNVWGLSADFFMPPSDIKRVKQS; the protein is encoded by the exons ATGAGGAAACTTTGTCCAAATTTTGATAGAGAAGATGGACTGGAGACGGTGCTTGAGGTCCCCATACCGGAGGACATGTTCACGAGTATGGGTAGCAATGTAGCCCTCCGGTGGCAGAACATGGCCACATGGATGAAGGCACAAACTTCGGATAAATGGTTATCTCCAATTATAGCTGGGCGTTATAATGAGCTGAGTTTTCTCCTTTATATTGTCGGGTCTCCTCTCATACCCCTTCAAGTGCAACTGGACCATTCCTTACACCGTCCTGTTAGACACTCTTCCATC GAAGCTTCAACAGCAAAGTACATCGTACAACAATACATAGCAGCCACAGGTGGACAAGCAGCGATGAACTCGTTACTGAGCATGTGTGCAGTAGGAGAGGTGAAAATAAGCGCGTCAGATTTTCACCAAGGTGATGAAAGCGTGAATGTTAGGAGTACGGAGGAGGCTGGAGGATTTGTACTTTGGCAGAAGAATCCGGACTTGTGGTGCTTGGAGTTACTTGTTTCAGGGTGCAAAGTCATCTCTGGAAGCAATGGGAAGGTCTCTTGGAGGCAATCTTCCAACCAGCAAACTCCCATATCTAAGGGTCCACCCAGACCCTTGCGCCGGTTTTTGCAG GGGCTAGATCCTAGATCCACAGCCAATTTGTTCCTAGATGCAGTATGCATTGGAGAGAAGATCATAAATGATGAGGACTGCTTCATACTCAAACTTGACACATGCAAATCAGCCCTCGAGGCACAAAGCAGCTCTAAATATGAAATCATCCATCACACAATATGGGGCTATTTTAGCCAAAGATCAGGCCTTCTACTTAAATTTGAGGACTCAAGGCTTCTCACTGTAAAAACAAAAGGGGAGGATAGTGAGGGTATTTTTTGGGAAACAAGTACAGAATCAGTGATTGAAGACTACAAATATGTTGATGGTGTTAATATTGCACATAGTGGCAAAACATTTGTCACAGTTTATAGATATGGGGAACAATCTGCTAATCACAGGAGGGAGCTCGAAGAAGCATGGAAAATTGAGGAGGTTGATTTTAACGTTTGGGGTTTGTCTGCAGATTTCTTTATGCCTCCTTCGGATATCAAAAGGGTGAAACAAAGTTGA
- the LOC131302969 gene encoding uncharacterized protein LOC131302969, which produces MAEFLADHPIDGSKDVDFTFPDEDVLTVVEEVWTLYFDGAANQKGFGIGVLLITPAGAHIPLAFKLNFDVINNQAEYEACIVRMEATIALGVEKLEVIGDSNLVVSQANGDWKIRVKLRPIVSEQRDFLAYEYVNAIDDVVNDGLPWYHDIWNFVERGEFPAEATKKDRIALQRLASQYIICGGKLYRRSHCGMHKLCVNGAEATRIMEEIHEGCIDYVRRCYKCQIHANLQHVPPSELYGMTSPWPFSVWGIDVIGMIRPSALNGHKFILVAIDYFTKWVEAESYKTLTTIHHSTTYRPQTNGVVEAANKNVEMIIKKIAEFAKDWHEQLPLALWGYRTSIRTSTGATPFSLVYGMEAVLPIKLEVPSLRIMAESGLEEFEWLSGRFVELMLFDERMLRALYHIQGYQRRIARAFNKKVKSRSLVEGDMVEEVKHKSKLH; this is translated from the exons ATGGCAGAATTCTTGGCTGACCACCCGATAGACGGCTCGAAGGACGTGGACTTCACCTTCCCCGATGAGGATGTGCTGACTGTAGTCGAGGAAgtttggacgctctattttgatggagctGCTAATCAAAAGGGGTTCGGgattggagtgttgttgatcacacCCGCCGGCGCGCATATTCCGCTTGCTTTCAAGTTAAATTTCGATGTTAtcaataatcaagctgagtacgaggcctgcattGTCAGAATGGAAGCTACTATTGCTTTAGGGGTAGAGAAACTTGAGGTGATCGGAGATTCAAACCTGGTGGTCTCTCAAGCTAATGGAGATTGGAAgattc GTGTTAAGCTGCGACCGATTGTGAGTGAGCAGAGGGATTTTCTTGCTTATGAgtacgtcaacgccatcgatgatgtcgtcAATGATGGCCtgccctggtaccatgacatttggaactttgtggaacgCGGGGAGTTTCCTGCCGAGGCCACGAAGAAAGATCGTATTGCTTTGCAAAGgttagcttctcagtacattATCTGCggggggaagctgtatcgaaggtctcactgtgggatgcacaagctctgcgtCAACGGTGCCGAAGCAACAAGAATAATGGAAgaaattcacgaggga TGCATCGATTACGtgcggcgctgttacaaatgtcaaatccatgcAAATCTGCAGCATGTTCCTCCGTCTGAATTGTACGGCATGACCTCACCAtggcctttctctgtttggggcatagATGTTATCGGCATGATCAGACCGTCCGCTTTAAATGGTcataagttcatactggtggcgATAGACTATTTTACCAAGTGGGTCGAGGCTGAGTCTTACAAAACcctgacaacg atccatcattcaacgacctatcgtCCACAAACAAATGGGGTGGTCGAGgccgcaaacaagaatgtcgagatgatcatcaaaaaAATCGCTGAGTTTGCAAAggactggcacgagcagctACCTCTCGCCCTATGGGGGTACCGAACGTcgatccgcacttcaactggtgcaacccCCTTTTCCTTGgtttatgggatggaggcagtgcttCCTATCAAGCTTGAGGTCCCGTCGTTGAGAATCATGGCTGAAAGTGGTCTCGAGGAATTTGAATGGTTaagcgggaggtttgtcgaactgatgttgtttgatgaaagaatgCTCCGAGCTTTGTATCACATTCAAGGGTATCAACGTCGAATTGCTCGCGCGTTTAATAAAAAGGTGAAATCCAGGAGcttagtcgaaggagacatg GTTGAGGAGGTCAAGCACAAGTCAAAGCTGCATTGA